From a region of the Candidatus Methylacidiphilales bacterium genome:
- the rplI gene encoding 50S ribosomal protein L9 translates to MQVILLERIANLGSIGEKVKVKNGYCRNYLIPNKKALPYSEENFAIFEKLKEKLLDQESKRTTDAQSVAVALEGLAVVVNSLANSEGKLFGSIGTTIISSAVNKLGFSIGRSQVLMPNGPIREVGIFPISIRLHLDIISTIQLTVKAEES, encoded by the coding sequence ATGCAAGTTATTTTATTAGAACGTATTGCAAATCTCGGTTCAATTGGGGAGAAAGTTAAAGTTAAGAATGGCTATTGCAGAAACTACCTTATACCAAATAAAAAGGCACTACCTTATTCCGAAGAAAATTTTGCAATTTTTGAAAAGTTAAAAGAAAAATTACTTGATCAAGAGTCAAAACGCACCACTGATGCTCAAAGCGTAGCAGTTGCGCTTGAAGGATTAGCAGTTGTTGTTAATTCACTTGCCAATTCAGAAGGGAAGTTGTTCGGTTCTATTGGTACGACGATAATTTCTAGTGCGGTTAATAAACTTGGATTTTCTATTGGACGTTCGCAAGTGCTTATGCCCAATGGCCCGATTCGAGAAGTTGGTATTTTTCCTATTTCTATCAGGTTGCATTTGGATATTATTTCTACTATTCAATTAACAGTTAAAGCAGAAGAATCTTAA
- the rpsR gene encoding 30S ribosomal protein S18, whose amino-acid sequence MAAPKNKKSKSFSISKSELTRLDYPILREPPKMFDYKDIASLVPFLSETKKILSPKSRFMDSKKQRQLSLAVKRARFIALLPYTDSHSLQQ is encoded by the coding sequence ATGGCAGCCCCTAAAAATAAAAAAAGCAAAAGTTTTTCAATTAGTAAATCTGAACTTACTCGACTAGATTATCCAATCTTACGTGAACCTCCTAAAATGTTTGACTATAAAGACATTGCGTCGCTTGTGCCGTTTCTAAGCGAAACAAAAAAAATTCTTTCTCCAAAATCTAGATTTATGGATTCAAAAAAACAACGACAACTTAGTCTCGCGGTTAAACGAGCCAGATTTATTGCGTTACTTCCCTACACAGATAGTCACTCGTTACAACAATAA
- the rpsF gene encoding 30S ribosomal protein S6, producing MSIKTKMNHYEIVILVHPDRVDQVDAMLERYVSMIEKGSGKIYRNENWGRQSLAYPIEKLTKAIYLLLNVECNSDVLHELQKLFRFSDSVMRFLIIRMDKAISETSLFLKRKQLQESSEVENNSELSDDPLLAPITERI from the coding sequence ATGTCCATTAAAACAAAGATGAATCATTACGAAATCGTAATTCTAGTACATCCAGATCGAGTGGATCAGGTTGATGCAATGCTTGAGCGTTATGTAAGTATGATTGAAAAAGGCTCCGGTAAGATATATAGAAACGAGAACTGGGGAAGACAATCCTTAGCGTACCCAATTGAAAAATTAACTAAAGCAATTTATCTTTTATTAAATGTAGAATGTAATAGCGATGTGCTACATGAACTTCAAAAACTTTTTAGATTTAGCGATTCAGTAATGCGTTTTTTGATCATTCGGATGGATAAAGCAATCTCAGAGACATCGTTGTTTCTAAAACGAAAGCAGTTGCAAGAAAGTTCAGAAGTGGAAAACAACTCCGAATTGAGCGATGACCCTCTTCTAGCACCAATTACAGAACGGATATAA